A window of Leptolyngbya sp. 'hensonii' contains these coding sequences:
- a CDS encoding DOMON-like domain-containing protein, with product MSGQPFSLQPFPNSTLSGLTLSGSLARSADRLYLQYDLQGALAEMEITPPAAQPERRHQLWETTCFEFFLGLPRSPRYWEFNLSPAGHWNVYYFDSYRQGMQEETGVTWLSFQVQSAPNSLALALNFDLTAIVPPGKKLEVAVTSVIQLRTGQISYWALTHSGPEADFHRRDSFTLMV from the coding sequence ATGAGCGGCCAGCCCTTTTCTCTCCAGCCTTTCCCGAACTCTACCTTGTCTGGCCTCACCCTTTCCGGCAGTCTGGCCCGATCGGCGGACAGATTGTATCTTCAGTATGATCTGCAAGGGGCTTTGGCGGAGATGGAGATCACCCCCCCTGCAGCCCAACCAGAACGCCGACATCAGTTATGGGAAACCACTTGTTTTGAGTTCTTTCTGGGTTTGCCCCGATCACCTCGATATTGGGAGTTCAACCTTTCCCCGGCTGGTCACTGGAATGTGTATTACTTTGACAGCTATCGTCAGGGAATGCAGGAGGAAACTGGCGTAACCTGGCTGTCATTCCAGGTACAATCTGCCCCGAACAGCCTTGCTCTGGCCCTCAACTTTGATCTGACTGCGATCGTGCCACCGGGTAAAAAACTGGAGGTCGCTGTCACCAGTGTGATCCAGCTCCGAACTGGTCAGATCTCCTATTGGGCCCTGACCCATAGTGGACCGGAAGCCGATTTCCATCGGCGCGACAGTTTTACGCTGATGGTGTGA
- a CDS encoding aminoglycoside phosphotransferase family protein: MPSEPVISSPSRDQLVAIADQFAHQGNITRLQSFGSGNINDTFLVVLDDANQTHLVLQRINTRVFQQPHLIMQNMRTFTRHVADRLQQTPPDRRWEVPQVVLTQTGQDYWQDGDGQFWRAISFIAGTESFDTMHNPEQAREVGYALGMFHNLISDLPPDHLADTLEGFHITPRYLQQYEAVAAKTTVDQCPELSYCQQFVHDRKSLAVVLELAKEQGKLPLRLMHGDPKVNNVMFDIETGKAASVVDLDTVKPGLIHYDIGDCLRSSCNPAGEETEQWETVHFEPELCRSILQGYLSVAQEFLTENDYAYLFDAIRLITFELGLRFLTDHLAGNVYFKVKHTHHNLARALVQFRLTESIEAQETTIRHLIRDLR; the protein is encoded by the coding sequence ATGCCCAGCGAGCCCGTTATCTCCAGCCCCAGCCGGGATCAGCTAGTTGCGATCGCCGACCAGTTCGCCCATCAGGGTAATATCACCCGTCTTCAGTCCTTTGGGAGCGGCAATATTAACGACACCTTCCTGGTGGTGCTGGATGATGCCAACCAGACCCATCTGGTGCTGCAGCGGATCAATACCCGGGTGTTCCAGCAGCCCCATCTGATCATGCAGAATATGCGGACCTTCACCCGCCATGTGGCCGATCGCTTGCAACAGACTCCCCCCGATCGACGCTGGGAGGTGCCCCAGGTGGTGCTCACCCAAACAGGACAGGACTACTGGCAGGATGGGGATGGCCAGTTCTGGCGCGCCATCAGTTTCATTGCTGGGACAGAATCTTTCGACACAATGCACAATCCGGAACAGGCCAGGGAAGTTGGCTATGCCCTGGGTATGTTTCATAATCTGATCAGCGATTTGCCCCCTGATCACCTGGCGGATACGCTAGAAGGATTTCACATTACGCCCCGCTACCTGCAACAGTACGAGGCTGTGGCGGCGAAAACAACTGTGGACCAATGCCCAGAGTTGTCCTATTGCCAGCAGTTTGTTCACGATCGCAAATCCCTAGCTGTCGTGCTGGAACTGGCTAAGGAGCAGGGCAAGCTGCCCCTGCGCCTGATGCATGGAGACCCCAAGGTCAACAATGTCATGTTTGACATTGAAACTGGCAAAGCTGCCAGTGTGGTGGATCTGGATACGGTGAAGCCAGGATTGATTCACTACGATATCGGAGATTGTCTGCGATCGAGCTGTAATCCTGCTGGGGAGGAAACCGAACAATGGGAAACGGTTCACTTCGAGCCGGAACTGTGTCGGAGCATTCTGCAGGGCTATCTCTCCGTAGCGCAGGAGTTTCTGACCGAAAATGACTATGCCTACTTGTTCGATGCCATCCGCCTGATCACCTTCGAACTGGGACTGCGCTTTTTGACCGATCATCTGGCAGGCAATGTCTATTTCAAAGTCAAACATACCCACCATAACCTCGCCCGAGCCCTGGTTCAGTTTCGTCTGACTGAGAGCATTGAGGCCCAGGAAACCACAATTCGTCACCTGATTCGAGATTTACGATGA
- a CDS encoding pentapeptide repeat-containing protein: protein MADKEQLALLKRGVTLWNEWKLRNSRACIDLTEANLSMLNLSTADLGGADLLGAKLIGTDLIGAKLSGAVLTEADLHEANLSKADLIGADLITTKLISSDLRGAKLSRADFTRADLTGADLRTAIVSGASLRSARLVDARLNGANLRIANLRQADLTRADLRDADLSRANLNHANCSEAKLIGANLTETHVLGTNFTGAKLTKACLEDWIFNTATRLNDIVCDYVYLQNYEQKRYPGRGNFLPGEFSRLLQEDLNTFDLLFPQGISWEIFAYALKQIELDYGNTGLTIRSIENKGDKVLVVRISVSGAVDKNKLQEDFSRIYKSAHFGLELFTQNDLHGSDLQAPKESQRKTTRREEINVLFLNFPRRSGSSKRLLYLNHRRNRRSSKIGIIRY from the coding sequence ATGGCAGATAAGGAGCAATTAGCACTACTTAAGAGAGGTGTAACGCTCTGGAATGAGTGGAAGCTGAGAAACAGCCGAGCCTGCATCGATTTAACAGAGGCTAACCTTAGTATGCTGAATTTGAGTACAGCAGATCTGGGTGGCGCTGATCTGCTGGGGGCGAAGCTGATTGGGACTGACTTAATTGGGGCCAAACTCAGTGGTGCCGTCCTGACTGAAGCAGATTTGCATGAAGCGAATCTCAGTAAAGCGGACCTGATTGGGGCTGATCTGATTACAACTAAGCTGATTAGTTCTGATTTGCGGGGAGCTAAACTGAGTCGAGCTGATTTCACTAGAGCCGATCTGACGGGGGCCGATCTGCGAACGGCGATCGTGAGTGGTGCAAGTTTACGATCAGCCCGCCTGGTTGATGCTCGCCTCAATGGAGCCAATCTACGAATCGCCAATCTGCGACAGGCTGATCTGACTAGAGCCGACTTACGGGACGCCGATTTGAGTCGGGCTAATCTGAACCATGCCAACTGCAGTGAGGCCAAATTAATTGGCGCTAATCTCACTGAAACGCACGTTTTGGGGACTAACTTCACTGGCGCAAAACTGACCAAAGCCTGCCTGGAAGATTGGATCTTTAATACAGCCACAAGACTAAACGATATTGTCTGTGATTACGTTTATCTTCAGAACTACGAGCAGAAACGTTATCCTGGCCGAGGTAATTTTCTTCCTGGAGAATTTAGTCGGCTGCTTCAGGAAGACTTGAACACTTTTGATTTACTGTTTCCGCAAGGGATTTCCTGGGAAATTTTTGCCTACGCTTTGAAGCAGATAGAGCTGGATTATGGCAATACAGGTCTCACAATTCGCAGTATTGAAAATAAAGGTGATAAGGTTCTTGTCGTCCGGATTAGTGTGAGTGGTGCGGTCGATAAAAACAAACTTCAAGAAGATTTTTCCCGGATCTATAAATCGGCTCATTTTGGTCTGGAGCTTTTTACTCAAAATGACCTTCATGGCTCTGACTTGCAAGCCCCAAAAGAAAGCCAGCGGAAAACAACCCGTCGGGAAGAAATCAATGTCCTGTTCCTGAACTTTCCCCGTCGATCGGGCAGCTCAAAACGACTCCTGTATTTAAATCACCGCAGAAACCGACGATCGAGCAAAATTGGCATCATTCGCTACTAA
- a CDS encoding alpha/beta hydrolase has product MSTITTKDGTEIYYKDWGSGQPIVFSHGWPLSADAWESQMFFLASHGYRCIAHDRRGHGRSSQPWNGNEMDTYADDLAELFEALDLKDVVMIGHSTGGGEVARFIGRHGTSRVAKAVLMGAVPPIMLKTAANPGGLPIEVFDGFRAAFLADRSQFFLDVASGPFFGFNRPGAKVSQGLIYSWWMQGMMAGYKNAYDCIKAFSETDFTEDLKKFDVPTLIIHGDDDQIVPIGASALLSAKLVKNSILKIYPGGSHSLGDTSKEQLNADLLEFVKS; this is encoded by the coding sequence ATGAGCACCATCACTACTAAAGACGGCACGGAGATTTACTACAAAGACTGGGGTTCCGGGCAACCGATCGTGTTCAGCCACGGCTGGCCCCTGAGTGCAGACGCTTGGGAATCGCAGATGTTTTTTCTCGCCTCGCATGGCTACCGCTGCATCGCGCACGATCGTCGCGGTCATGGTCGCTCGAGCCAACCCTGGAATGGCAATGAGATGGACACCTATGCTGACGATTTAGCAGAACTCTTCGAGGCGCTAGATCTAAAGGATGTGGTGATGATCGGTCACTCGACGGGTGGTGGTGAAGTGGCGCGTTTTATCGGACGTCACGGGACATCACGTGTTGCCAAAGCAGTGCTGATGGGTGCAGTACCACCAATTATGCTCAAGACAGCAGCGAATCCGGGTGGGCTGCCCATTGAAGTCTTTGATGGCTTTCGAGCAGCGTTTTTGGCTGATCGATCACAGTTCTTCCTGGATGTAGCCAGTGGACCGTTCTTTGGTTTCAACCGACCTGGTGCCAAGGTCTCCCAAGGGCTGATCTATTCATGGTGGATGCAAGGCATGATGGCTGGATATAAGAACGCCTATGATTGCATCAAGGCATTTTCGGAAACCGATTTCACTGAGGATTTGAAGAAGTTCGATGTACCGACGCTGATTATTCATGGCGATGATGATCAGATCGTACCGATCGGTGCTTCTGCCCTCCTGTCTGCAAAGCTTGTCAAGAATTCGATCTTAAAGATCTATCCCGGTGGATCGCACAGCCTGGGTGACACGAGTAAGGAACAGCTCAATGCCGACCTGCTGGAATTTGTTAAGTCCTGA
- a CDS encoding DUF4126 domain-containing protein, translated as MVYFLALVIGIIAGLRTMTAPAAMSWAAYLGYLNLSGGWLTFMGYRFTPWILSVLALGEFVTDQLPSTPSRKVPVQFGARLVSGALSGAMVGVNGGTLLGGLLAGIVGAVIGTLGGAAARSRLATAFDRDLPAALIEDAVAIIGAISVVGMLRSLTI; from the coding sequence ATGGTTTATTTCCTTGCTCTGGTTATTGGCATTATTGCGGGTCTGCGTACCATGACTGCACCCGCTGCTATGAGTTGGGCGGCTTATTTGGGTTACCTCAATCTGAGTGGGGGCTGGCTCACTTTTATGGGCTACCGCTTCACACCATGGATTCTCTCCGTGCTAGCACTGGGCGAATTTGTGACAGATCAACTGCCTTCCACGCCCAGCCGCAAAGTACCGGTTCAGTTTGGGGCTCGCCTTGTCAGTGGTGCGCTCTCGGGAGCCATGGTAGGGGTCAATGGCGGCACGCTCTTGGGCGGGTTACTGGCAGGCATTGTCGGTGCGGTGATTGGTACGTTGGGTGGTGCGGCAGCGCGTTCTCGGCTCGCCACTGCCTTTGATCGTGACCTACCAGCGGCGCTGATCGAAGATGCCGTCGCTATCATCGGCGCAATTTCAGTGGTGGGGATGTTGCGATCGCTCACAATTTAA
- a CDS encoding SRPBCC domain-containing protein: MKCFSTSTMIRALPETIWGILVDGTQWTEWNTTIVKLEGKIALGQTVMVYAKISPERAFPVKVSEFVPYERMVWTSGMPLGLFKGKRTYRLAQQPDGIVEFSMQEIFNGLMAPLITPSIPDLQPSFDEFAAALKRRAEATA, translated from the coding sequence ATGAAATGCTTTAGTACGTCCACAATGATTCGAGCTTTGCCAGAAACAATCTGGGGCATCCTGGTCGATGGAACTCAATGGACGGAGTGGAACACCACGATTGTCAAGCTGGAAGGCAAGATCGCTCTCGGTCAAACTGTGATGGTGTACGCCAAGATCAGCCCAGAACGAGCCTTTCCGGTCAAGGTGAGCGAGTTCGTTCCATATGAACGGATGGTCTGGACTAGTGGGATGCCGCTGGGTCTTTTCAAGGGTAAGCGCACTTACCGTTTGGCCCAGCAGCCTGATGGGATTGTGGAGTTTTCCATGCAAGAAATTTTCAATGGGCTGATGGCACCTCTGATTACACCGTCCATTCCTGATTTGCAACCGTCCTTCGACGAGTTTGCTGCGGCCCTGAAGAGACGAGCCGAGGCAACTGCCTGA
- a CDS encoding AAA-like domain-containing protein, which produces MKSNNLDESLEVVERLLLPRQLGPIERFVLRQSWLGQTYSEMARGSGYGSGYIKEIGSQLWQQLSDAFGQRVTKKNLHLVLQQYRAYAINRSELQLGFEDDLRDSAVDNSSIPVVARLERSLSPVKEPGFPCGPLPLDSPFYIRRPPVENLLFKEIDYPGSFIRVTASRNMGKSSLLIQAIAYGRNQGYRVAYIDFQEVDKIALSSLDRCLRWFCANISRQLNLEPRLDEYWNEDIGSKVSCKTYIERYLLQQIGQPLLLVLDEVNRLLEHPLIAQDFLSMLRSWYEQAKQVPLWQKLRVVVAYSPEIHIPLHLNQSPFNVGLTLKLPPFTLEQVQALAQSYGLNWRTEAGISQAKALQGMVGGHPYLLSLAFYYLCCHEITLESLLQSAATQAGIYSPHLRQYLALLQDDPHLIATLKQVMLKDQGAYLDAISAYKLESMGLIYLDGNQARSRCQLYQLYFSQQLSGNHELNRE; this is translated from the coding sequence ATGAAATCTAATAATCTCGATGAATCCCTGGAAGTTGTGGAGCGGCTGTTATTGCCAAGGCAACTGGGACCGATCGAACGATTTGTGTTGCGTCAATCCTGGCTGGGACAGACTTACAGCGAGATGGCCCGGGGATCAGGTTATGGCAGCGGCTACATCAAAGAAATTGGCTCCCAACTCTGGCAACAGCTCTCTGATGCCTTTGGGCAAAGGGTTACCAAGAAAAATCTGCATCTGGTGCTGCAGCAATACCGGGCCTATGCCATCAATAGATCGGAACTTCAGTTGGGTTTTGAAGACGATTTAAGAGATTCTGCTGTGGACAATTCCAGTATTCCTGTTGTGGCCAGGTTAGAGAGGAGCCTGTCCCCTGTCAAGGAACCAGGATTTCCCTGCGGCCCTCTCCCTCTGGACTCCCCCTTTTATATCCGCCGACCTCCCGTCGAAAATCTCCTTTTTAAGGAAATTGACTATCCGGGTAGCTTTATCCGTGTGACCGCCTCCAGGAACATGGGGAAAAGCTCTCTGTTAATCCAGGCGATCGCCTATGGCCGCAATCAGGGTTATCGGGTTGCTTACATCGACTTCCAGGAAGTTGACAAGATTGCCCTTTCCTCTTTAGATCGTTGCCTTCGCTGGTTCTGCGCCAATATCAGCAGACAACTCAACCTTGAGCCGAGGTTAGATGAGTACTGGAATGAAGATATCGGCAGCAAGGTCAGTTGCAAGACTTATATCGAACGCTATCTGCTCCAGCAAATCGGGCAGCCTTTGCTTCTGGTTCTGGATGAAGTCAACCGCCTGCTTGAGCACCCTTTGATTGCCCAGGATTTCCTGTCCATGCTGCGCTCCTGGTATGAACAGGCTAAGCAAGTCCCCCTCTGGCAGAAACTGAGAGTTGTTGTGGCTTACAGTCCAGAGATCCATATTCCCCTACATCTGAATCAATCTCCCTTCAATGTGGGTCTGACCCTAAAGCTACCTCCGTTTACACTGGAGCAAGTGCAGGCTCTGGCTCAGAGTTATGGCCTAAATTGGAGGACGGAGGCAGGAATCAGCCAGGCCAAAGCCCTGCAGGGGATGGTCGGTGGACACCCCTACCTTTTAAGTCTGGCGTTTTACTATCTCTGTTGCCATGAAATAACCTTGGAAAGCCTCTTGCAGTCTGCTGCTACGCAAGCAGGAATTTACAGTCCTCACTTGAGGCAGTATCTGGCTCTACTGCAAGATGATCCCCATCTGATAGCTACCCTAAAACAGGTGATGCTCAAAGATCAGGGAGCTTATCTGGATGCAATCTCAGCCTACAAGCTGGAAAGCATGGGGCTGATTTATCTAGATGGAAATCAGGCCCGATCGCGATGCCAGCTTTACCAGTTGTATTTCAGCCAGCAGCTATCGGGAAACCATGAACTCAACAGGGAGTAA
- a CDS encoding transposase yields the protein MITKRSHKLFWIVDRHPVHRQTISKQWLKQHTEQIELFYLPSYSPQLNPVEYFNGFIKQGVHDQPPTRNLVQLKRRVLSQLRQLQKLPADIRNYFKHPSIAYAAL from the coding sequence TTGATTACCAAGCGCAGCCACAAGCTGTTTTGGATTGTAGACCGTCATCCAGTCCATCGACAGACTATTTCGAAGCAATGGTTGAAGCAACACACTGAGCAGATAGAGTTATTTTATTTACCCTCCTATTCCCCGCAGTTGAATCCAGTGGAGTACTTTAATGGGTTTATCAAGCAAGGGGTGCATGATCAACCCCCGACTCGCAATTTGGTTCAGTTGAAGCGTCGAGTGTTGTCTCAGTTGCGGCAGTTACAAAAACTACCTGCGGATATCAGGAATTATTTCAAGCATCCATCGATTGCTTATGCTGCCTTGTAA
- a CDS encoding glucose 1-dehydrogenase, which produces MKKLDGKVAVVTGASKGIGAEIAKHLAAEGAAVVVNYASSKEGADRVVDEIVGRGGKAIAVQANVAKNAEIEHLFAETQQAFGKLDILVNNAGIYEFSPLEGITEEHFHKQFDLNVLGLILTSQQGVKHFGSSGGSIINISSIVSTLAPANASVYSATKAAVDAITKSLAKELGSRNIRVNSINPGMVETEGTHTAGIAESEGRQQTEALTPLGRIGQPQDIAPAVVFFASSDSAWITGETLYITGGLR; this is translated from the coding sequence ATGAAAAAACTCGACGGAAAAGTTGCAGTCGTCACAGGAGCATCTAAAGGAATCGGTGCCGAGATCGCCAAACATTTGGCAGCCGAAGGTGCAGCCGTGGTTGTCAACTACGCATCCAGTAAAGAAGGAGCCGATCGCGTGGTTGACGAGATTGTTGGCAGAGGTGGAAAGGCGATCGCAGTCCAGGCAAATGTTGCCAAAAATGCAGAAATCGAACATCTTTTTGCAGAGACGCAGCAAGCATTTGGCAAGCTCGACATCTTGGTTAACAATGCTGGAATTTATGAATTTTCCCCACTTGAAGGCATCACAGAAGAGCACTTCCACAAGCAGTTCGATCTGAATGTGCTGGGATTAATCCTCACTTCACAACAAGGTGTAAAGCACTTCGGCTCGTCGGGTGGCAGCATTATCAATATCAGTTCGATTGTCAGCACCCTCGCGCCCGCAAACGCCTCGGTCTATAGCGCCACCAAAGCAGCAGTCGATGCCATTACGAAGTCGCTTGCCAAAGAGCTGGGCTCACGCAATATTCGCGTTAACTCCATCAATCCTGGCATGGTGGAAACGGAGGGTACGCACACCGCAGGAATTGCCGAGAGCGAAGGTCGCCAACAGACGGAAGCATTAACCCCACTGGGTCGAATCGGACAGCCGCAGGACATCGCCCCTGCCGTCGTCTTCTTCGCGTCTTCCGATTCAGCCTGGATCACTGGCGAAACGCTGTACATCACGGGTGGTCTTCGTTAG
- a CDS encoding MnmC family methyltransferase — translation MSAVGWIPLPTEDGSYTFFSEAFGESFHSHQGAREEALHKFVQAADLPQKAHRETLKLLDVCYGLGYNSAAALETIWTLNPACRIELYALELDATVPRAAIVPPMIEIWSPQIQTVLQAIAQQHRYRSCQLQATLLLGDARQTLPVLCQAGWQADAIFFDPFSPRRCPQLWTVEFFQLAARCLSQDGKLVTYSRSASVRSAMLAAGLQIGTLPPSLPHRSHEWSQGTIGAFTLETLHPLSPLEQEHLLTRASIPYRDPTLADPTEAILERHQQEQQCSTLEATTQWRRRWGIH, via the coding sequence ATGAGTGCTGTTGGCTGGATTCCCTTACCCACGGAAGATGGTTCCTACACCTTCTTCTCAGAAGCCTTTGGGGAAAGTTTTCACAGCCACCAAGGAGCCAGGGAAGAGGCGTTGCACAAATTTGTCCAGGCTGCTGACCTACCCCAGAAAGCACATCGGGAAACCTTGAAACTCCTGGATGTTTGCTATGGTCTGGGGTACAACAGTGCCGCCGCGCTGGAAACCATCTGGACCCTGAATCCCGCCTGTCGGATTGAACTCTACGCCCTGGAGCTCGATGCAACGGTTCCCAGAGCAGCGATCGTTCCGCCAATGATTGAGATCTGGTCTCCCCAAATTCAAACAGTGCTGCAGGCGATCGCCCAGCAGCATCGTTACAGGAGCTGCCAACTTCAGGCCACCCTGCTCCTGGGGGATGCCCGCCAAACCCTGCCCGTCCTTTGTCAGGCAGGCTGGCAAGCCGATGCCATTTTCTTCGATCCCTTTTCTCCCCGACGCTGTCCCCAATTGTGGACAGTGGAGTTTTTTCAACTGGCCGCCAGGTGTCTGAGTCAGGATGGCAAACTTGTCACCTATTCCCGATCGGCATCGGTGCGATCGGCCATGCTGGCCGCTGGTTTGCAGATTGGCACCCTACCCCCCAGCCTTCCCCATCGGTCCCATGAGTGGTCCCAGGGGACGATCGGAGCCTTCACCCTGGAAACCCTGCATCCACTCTCCCCCCTGGAACAGGAGCACCTCCTAACCCGAGCCTCCATTCCCTATCGAGATCCGACCCTGGCAGATCCAACTGAAGCCATCCTGGAGCGGCACCAACAGGAACAGCAATGCTCCACGCTGGAAGCAACCACCCAATGGCGACGGCGCTGGGGCATTCATTAA
- a CDS encoding dicarboxylate/amino acid:cation symporter: MNLSTLILVALGVGILFGTLLNGAFPEAIIPLDHYLLAPLGRSFLRLIQFVVVPIVFSSLILGLTRIQSAAQVGRYVLKLLSSYLLTSFMSLCLGMTIALVLQPGVGMTGLIPVSSSSSAESLSLIGWLVSLIPTNPLEALSTSNLLQIIFSAALFGVGIHLAQEKANPFVELLESLYIISEKILGVILYVAPIGVFALISSVIATQGLGLIARLLLYVLGLLFSSALMIGFYAGVLFFLKAKPGKFFSSLSESLSLGFGTASSNAVLPVLLRDIQEGYGLRPDIASFAIPLGTALKRDGSAILQGFNALFIAQIYHVPITSSLLLAIGLSSLLVSFSTPGVPGSALITMTTVLSAAGLPLEGVAIVAGVDRLTDGFKTVLNIVGNSTHAIVLSYWEAEESIDLATQPVPTQDS; encoded by the coding sequence ATGAATTTGTCCACGCTCATCCTGGTTGCCCTCGGTGTTGGCATCCTGTTTGGAACCCTTCTGAATGGAGCGTTCCCGGAGGCCATCATCCCCCTGGATCACTATCTGCTTGCTCCCCTGGGCCGATCGTTTCTCCGTCTGATTCAGTTTGTGGTGGTACCGATCGTCTTTTCGTCCCTGATTCTCGGTCTCACCCGCATTCAAAGTGCAGCCCAGGTCGGGCGCTATGTGCTCAAGTTGTTGAGTAGTTACCTGCTCACCAGTTTCATGTCTCTCTGTTTGGGGATGACGATCGCCCTGGTCTTGCAACCGGGAGTGGGGATGACGGGGCTGATTCCGGTCAGCAGTTCCAGTAGTGCTGAGTCCCTATCTCTGATTGGGTGGCTAGTCAGTCTGATTCCTACGAATCCTCTGGAGGCTCTCAGCACCAGCAATCTGCTGCAGATCATTTTTTCGGCGGCCCTGTTTGGCGTTGGCATTCACCTGGCCCAGGAAAAAGCCAACCCTTTCGTTGAGTTGCTGGAAAGCCTCTACATCATCAGCGAAAAAATCCTGGGGGTAATTCTGTATGTGGCCCCGATCGGTGTCTTTGCCCTGATTAGCTCCGTCATTGCCACTCAAGGATTGGGCCTGATCGCCCGCCTGCTCCTCTACGTGCTGGGATTACTGTTCTCTAGTGCCCTCATGATCGGGTTTTATGCGGGTGTACTCTTTTTCCTCAAGGCCAAACCAGGCAAGTTTTTCTCCAGCCTCTCGGAATCCCTTTCTTTAGGCTTCGGCACGGCCAGTTCAAATGCGGTGCTGCCAGTTCTGCTGCGGGATATCCAGGAAGGGTATGGCCTGCGTCCGGATATCGCCAGCTTTGCCATTCCCCTGGGAACGGCCCTGAAACGGGATGGTTCGGCCATCTTGCAGGGATTTAATGCCCTGTTCATCGCCCAGATCTACCATGTTCCGATCACCTCATCCCTGCTTCTGGCGATTGGGCTTAGCAGTTTGCTGGTGTCCTTCAGTACCCCCGGCGTTCCGGGTTCCGCCTTGATCACCATGACCACGGTGCTCTCGGCAGCCGGACTTCCCCTGGAAGGGGTTGCGATCGTCGCTGGGGTCGATCGGTTAACCGATGGGTTCAAAACGGTGCTTAACATCGTCGGCAATAGCACCCATGCAATCGTCCTCAGCTACTGGGAAGCTGAAGAATCGATCGATTTAGCCACCCAACCCGTACCTACCCAGGACAGTTAA
- a CDS encoding TM2 domain-containing protein, which translates to MTTGSSGDASKKVPAGICGILLGGLGIHKFVLGYNTEGLIMLLGTLLTCGFAGAIFGIIGLIEGIIYLSKPDQEFVDTYITSKKGWF; encoded by the coding sequence ATGACCACTGGATCTTCCGGTGATGCAAGCAAGAAAGTTCCCGCTGGCATCTGCGGTATCCTACTGGGGGGCTTGGGAATTCACAAATTTGTGCTGGGCTACAATACGGAAGGGTTGATTATGCTATTGGGCACCCTGCTGACCTGTGGTTTTGCAGGAGCTATTTTTGGCATTATTGGCCTGATCGAAGGCATTATCTATCTATCCAAGCCAGATCAGGAATTTGTTGATACCTATATTACGAGCAAGAAAGGCTGGTTCTAA
- a CDS encoding tetratricopeptide repeat protein yields MSVAEQSRPSPQKADIPADASTWFGRGVQASYQQQFFQAIDAYTEAISLNPQFTAAYINRGAAFRHLKNYTRALQDFSQALSLDRSEAKAYINRGIIYSEMGDKVLAIENYTRAIQLKPTYARAYYNRGTVRAEMGDDLIAIEDFSQAISLSANYAKAYYSRGQTYQKLGRYDVATQDFYRAARLFQESGALEDYKRVMSKLKVRKLLPVEFMVSR; encoded by the coding sequence ATGTCCGTGGCCGAACAATCCAGACCTTCCCCACAAAAAGCAGATATCCCTGCAGATGCGAGTACGTGGTTTGGTAGAGGTGTACAAGCTTCTTACCAGCAACAATTTTTTCAGGCGATCGATGCCTACACGGAGGCAATCTCACTGAACCCACAATTCACTGCAGCCTACATCAATCGGGGTGCCGCTTTTCGTCACTTAAAGAATTACACTCGGGCTCTGCAAGATTTCTCTCAAGCCCTCAGCCTCGATCGAAGTGAAGCCAAGGCCTATATCAATCGCGGCATCATTTACTCTGAAATGGGGGACAAGGTTTTGGCAATTGAAAACTATACCCGAGCCATTCAACTCAAGCCAACCTATGCCCGGGCGTACTACAATCGAGGAACTGTTCGGGCTGAAATGGGCGATGATCTGATTGCGATCGAAGATTTTAGTCAGGCGATCTCCCTTAGTGCCAACTATGCTAAAGCCTACTACAGCCGGGGGCAGACCTATCAGAAGCTAGGGCGCTATGATGTCGCTACTCAGGACTTTTACCGGGCAGCTCGATTGTTTCAGGAAAGCGGAGCTCTGGAAGATTACAAACGGGTGATGAGCAAACTGAAAGTTCGCAAATTACTCCCTGTTGAGTTCATGGTTTCCCGATAG